Genomic segment of Candidatus Sulfotelmatobacter sp.:
TTCCACGTCGCCTCCCTGCGAAACGCGGGTCAGTTCGTTCGAGTTCGTCGCGGCTCGAGCGCCGCGACGCGTCGCGACAGCTCCGGCAGCACCTTCGCCCTCGCGTCGGCCCGCGTGCCGCGCAGCAGCACGCCGGCCGCGTGAATGTGACCGCCGCCGCCGAGCCGCGAGCAAATCTCGTCGACCGCCACGCGGCCGGTCGAGCGCAGCGACACCTTGATCTTGCCCGGCTCCACC
This window contains:
- a CDS encoding DHHA1 domain-containing protein, with translation FGEVLSALEMLDDGRVVVLEASPEQFQKHGLVGSDTEGLVDLPRTIAGVEAVALFSEVEPGKIKVSLRSTGRVAVDEICSRLGGGGHIHAAGVLLRGTRADARAKVLPELSRRVAALEPRRTRTN